TCGGCGAGCTCCGCCTCGGCCCGGGCGAGGGCGGTGCGGCGACGTTCGGTGGCGACCAGTGTGCTGTGCCGGGCCCGCTGGTCGATCTCGCGTCGGCTGGCACCGGCTACCAGTCCGGCGAGGGCGACGGCGGCGGTGGCCAGGAGGCGCCCGGGAAAGGGCCCGTGGGGGACGGCGGCGAGGCAGTAGGCGACGGGCCCTGCGGTGGCCAGCACCAGGGCGGCGACGGGTTCGAATGCGACGGCGGCGGTGCTCGCCGCGACCCCGGTGAAGATCAGCCCGTTGGTGTCGGTGACGGCGACCACCGCCCCGGCCGCGCACATCGCCGCGACGACCGCGGCCGCGCCCGCCCCTCGGGCCCCGGCGATCAGGGCGAGCCAGGCCAGCGTGGCGACGGCCAGAGCGACGGGTGCCGCCAGTCCGGGGTCGGCGGGCAGCGCGGCGACGTTGACCCAGAGCGAGACGCCCAGGCCCAGGAGCATGGCGGCGGCGCGCGCCCGCGGGTCGGGGATCATGCCGCTGAGGCCGATGCCGGGGTGGTCCGCCGCCGGGCTGAACCGTGTGCTGATGCTCATCGGCGCCGATTATCCCAGGACGGCCGACCCGAAGCGGGCAACCTCGACGCGCGGCCGGCGCGAGGCGCGCGGTCGGCGCGAGCTGCGCGGTCGGGGCGGCCGGCGCGGCCGGCGCGAATGGCGCGGGCGATCAGGCCGAGCAGCGTTACCAGGATCACCGTGCCACCCCTGCCGCGCGCTGCACCGCGCCAACGGCCGGCCCGGCCTGCGCCAGACGCGCCCGGCCGCGCACCCACAGCCCCAGACTGCGGAAGAGGCTCATGGCCACGGAAAGGAAGATGAATCCGTTCGTCAGAGCGGTGCCGCTCAGATGGTGACTGGTCAGGAACAGGCCCAGGCCCACCGGGAAGACGTGCTGGGCGCCGTAGGCGAAGCCGAGCCGGGCACCGGTCACCAGGATCCATACCGCCGCGTAACCGGCCCCCGAGCGGCTGACAGCCGCAGGCCTGCCGGCGCCGGCCGAGGTGCGCGGCCAGCGGCGTCGCCAGTCCGGCTGGTAGTCGACGGCCACCAGCAGCGGGCAGACCGAGAACAGACCGAGGGCCGCCCCGGCCACCGCGCCGGCGCCCTGGAGGAGGAGGTCGTCGCCGCCGGTGGGCAGCGAGGTGAAGAAGAACGGCACGATCAGGACGACGCCGAGGACCGGCCGCCCCACCCGGAACCAGCCGATCTTGCGGCGGCCCAGGTCCGACTCCAGGACCACGGCCAGGATCGCCAACTGCATGATCACGATGTTCGCTGTCATGCCCCCACCCTCGCCGGGACGCCGAAGCCTGCCATCGGCCCCCGGGCCGGTACCGGGTGGGGATGCGGGGGCGGGGGGTGGAGACGGTTCTCCACCCCCCGGCCGCCGTCGAAGCGGTCGCTACGCGAGCGTCACCGGGAGAGGAACTCCAGCAGGTCCTTGTTGAACTTCTCCTTGTCGCCCGGCACCAGGGCGATGCCGTGCGAGCCGCCCTCGTAGACCTTGAGGGTGGCGTCGGGGATGATCTGGGCGGACTTGCGGCCGGTCGCGTCGATCGGCACCACCTGGTCGTCGTCGCCGTGCACGATCAGCGTCGGGACGTCGAACTTCTTGAGGTCCTCGGTGAAGTCGGTGGCCGCGAAGGCGTCCACGCAGGCGACGCCGCCCTGGATGGTCTCCTGCATGGCCATGTACCAGAAGGCGTCCTTGTTGCCCTCGGTGACCTTGCTGCCGTCCCGGTTGGCGCTGAAGAAGCCGACCGAGGTGTCCTTCCAGAACTGCGAGCGCTCCTTGAGGATCCCCGCCTTGATGTCGTCGAAGACGCTCTGCGGCACCCCCTCGGGGTTGTTCGGGCCCTGGAGCATCAGCGGCGGGATGGCGGAGAGGAGCACGGCGGAGCGGATCCGCTCGGTCCCGTGCCGGCCGATGTACCGGGAGAGTTCGCCGCCGCCCATGGAGTGCGCGACGAGGGTGACCTCGCGCAGGTCGAGGCCGGTGATCAGGTCGTTAAGGTCGTCGGCGAAGGTGTCCCAGTCGTAGCCGTCGTAGACCGGGGTGGACCGGCCGTGGCCGCGGCGGTCGTGGGCGATGCCGCGGTAGCCGGCGTCGGCGACCGCCTTGAGTTGGTCCTGCCAGGCGTCGCCGTTGAGCGGCCAGCCGTGGATGAAGACGACCGGGCGGCCCTGGCCCCAGTCCTTGTAGAAGATCTCGACCCCGTCACGCGTGGTGCAGTACGGCATGTCCAAGTGCTCCTTTGCGAGGGAAAGCGGGGACGGGCATCCGGGAGGGCCTCGGCGCCACGGGGGACTCCCCATACGCTCGCCAGCTAAGGGGGGTGCGGTCGACTCCGCACCCCGGAGCAGGGCGGCCTGACTCATCGGGTGAATCCGCGCTCGGACGGCTGAGCCGGGCTCTTCGCGGAGTGGAGGAGCCGCCGGTCGTCTGCTACCGGCTGGGGACGCGGGTGGGCCGCATGGCGCGGCCCGGGCCCGCCGGACGAGTCAGAGGCTGATCGCGGCTATGCCGGCGAGGACGATCGCGGCGCCCACGATGCGGCGCGCCAGGTGGGCTTCGTCGAAGAGCCACCAGGCGAGGAGGGATCCGACGACGATGGACGACTCGCGCAGAGGCGCGACGAGGGCGACGGATGCCGTCTGCATGGCGGTGAGGACGAGGACGTAGGCCAGCGGGGAGAACACGGCGATGGTCAGGATCGGCCCCGCGTTCGTCCGCGTGACGCTCCGGACGTGATCCCGCCGATGCAGAGCCCGCGGGGTCAGCATCAGGCTCTGCAGCAGGTATGTGCCGGTGAAGTAGGTCGCCGGGGCCAGGCGCAGTGAGGTGACCGAGTGGCTGTCCCAGAGGGTGTACGCGGCGATGGTGGCGCCGGTCGCGGCGCCCCAGAGCACGCCGCGAAGGGGGCGGCGCTGACCGTTTCGGAAGGGGTTGCCGGCGACGACGACGATGCCGGCGACCACGACCAGGGCGCCGAGGACGGCCGTCCCGGTCGGCCGTTCTCCGGGGAGGAGGACCGCGCACAGCATCGTCACCACCGGCCCGGTCCCGCGGGCGACGGGGTAGACGACGCCGAGGTCGAAGCGGTCGTAGCCGGTCTGCAAGGTCAGGGAGTACACGATGTGCAGCACGGCTGAGACGGCCGAGGCGGCCGCGAGCCGCCAGCCGATCGGCTGGGTGCCGGTCACCACGGGGAGGATGCCGACCGGGAGGCACAGCAGTGTCGCCGCGCATGTGTAGGCCCACACGAAGACGACGGTGTCGCCCCCTTTGTACTTCGACGCCGTGTTCCAGACCGCGTGGGCGCCCGCGGCGACGAGGACGAGGGCGATCGTGTGCGGCGGCATCAGGAGATGTCGGGGAGGTCGATGCCGGCCTGCTCGGCCCGGCGGCTGCGTTCCGGGTCCCGGAGGGCGAGGGCGGCCGCCAGCGCGTCGATGACGACGAGGTGGGCGAGCCGGCTTCCCGCTGCGGCCATCTGCGTCGGCAACGGCGCGCCACCGACGACGAGGGCGATGTCGGCGAGGACCGCGAGCGGCGTGTCGTACTGATTGGTGATCGCGATCAGCGTCGCGCCGGCCGAGGAGGCGGCGTCGGCGACACCGAGCGTCGACGAGGTGCGTCCGGTCGAGC
This DNA window, taken from Phaeacidiphilus oryzae TH49, encodes the following:
- a CDS encoding DMT family transporter, whose protein sequence is MPPHTIALVLVAAGAHAVWNTASKYKGGDTVVFVWAYTCAATLLCLPVGILPVVTGTQPIGWRLAAASAVSAVLHIVYSLTLQTGYDRFDLGVVYPVARGTGPVVTMLCAVLLPGERPTGTAVLGALVVVAGIVVVAGNPFRNGQRRPLRGVLWGAATGATIAAYTLWDSHSVTSLRLAPATYFTGTYLLQSLMLTPRALHRRDHVRSVTRTNAGPILTIAVFSPLAYVLVLTAMQTASVALVAPLRESSIVVGSLLAWWLFDEAHLARRIVGAAIVLAGIAAISL
- a CDS encoding alpha/beta fold hydrolase, which translates into the protein MPYCTTRDGVEIFYKDWGQGRPVVFIHGWPLNGDAWQDQLKAVADAGYRGIAHDRRGHGRSTPVYDGYDWDTFADDLNDLITGLDLREVTLVAHSMGGGELSRYIGRHGTERIRSAVLLSAIPPLMLQGPNNPEGVPQSVFDDIKAGILKERSQFWKDTSVGFFSANRDGSKVTEGNKDAFWYMAMQETIQGGVACVDAFAATDFTEDLKKFDVPTLIVHGDDDQVVPIDATGRKSAQIIPDATLKVYEGGSHGIALVPGDKEKFNKDLLEFLSR